The DNA segment AGACAGGGCGGTCGGTGGCCGGCTGCGAGGCGGGCCAGTGGCGGCCGCAGGAGCGGAACCGTCGCGGCCGGCAGCTCACCGAGGAACGCCAGGGTGATGTGCCAGTCCTCCATGCGATTCCACCGCATGTGAGGGTGTGTGCCGTAGGCCGGGCGCAGCTCCCGGGCCAGTTCTTCTTTCGCGTGATCGGGCGGGGCGAGGGCGATGAACACACGAACGGTCGGTGGCTGAGTCTGGTCGTTCACAACGGACTTCCTACCGCACCCGCGTACTGAGTGCGACGGCGGTAGGGAGCGGCGCTCCAGGGAGGGGGAGGGGCAGTATTTCAATGAGGGAGCCGTTGGATGAGTGACAGCATCTGGGGCTACCAGCCGACCACCGGCCGCACCGCGGGCACCGACCTGACGGGGTGCAAGGTCGAGGCCACCGATGGAAAGTTCGGAAAGGTCGACAAGCACTCGGACGCGCCCGCCTGCGAGGCTTCACGCACGCCCGCCTGTGAACGGGCGCTGCCGCCAACGGACGTAACTCCTCCGTGACGTAGCTCTCCTTTCGGACACCGCCGGATCCGGAAGCATGGGGTGACGCTCGGCGGGCAGGAGGCAGATAAGCCGTCCATGATCAGGGAGTGATTGTCGTGTCGATGTCCGCGCCCGCCGCCCCAGCCAGAACCACCGGGCCCGGCGGTGACACGACGTCGCGGGATGCCCAGGCGGGTGAACTCCCGCGGATCGAGGATGCGAAGAAGATCGCGCCGAAGGACGCGAGGGCTCTGAGCAGTTTGTTCTTCGATCAGTTGCAGGTTCTGGAAGAGGGCACTCACGAGTACCAGTACGCCCGGAACACGCTCATCGAGATGAACCTGTCGCTGGTCCGGTACGCCGCGAGCCGTTACCGCAACCGGGGCAGCGGCGACATGGAGGACATCGTCCAGGTCGGCACGATCGGCCTGATCAAGGCGATCGACCGTTTCGAGCTCTCTCGCGAGGTCGAGTTCACCACGTTCGCGATCCCCTACATCGTCGGCGAAATCAAGCGGTTCTTCCGGGACACCAGCTGGGCCGTCCACGTCCCGCGCCGGCTCCAGGAGCTGCGCATCAGTCTGGCCAAAGCGCAGGAATCCCTCTTCCTGGCCCTGGACCGGCAGGCCACCGTGGCCGAACTGGCCGCACACCTGGACCTGAGCGAGGACGAGGTCATCGAGGGGATCATCGCCTCGAACGGCTATACCGCCGGTTCCCTCGACATGTCGCAGGACAGCGACGAAGGTCCGGCCCCGACGAACCG comes from the Streptomyces sp. NBC_01471 genome and includes:
- a CDS encoding RNA polymerase sigma factor SigF, with translation MSAPAAPARTTGPGGDTTSRDAQAGELPRIEDAKKIAPKDARALSSLFFDQLQVLEEGTHEYQYARNTLIEMNLSLVRYAASRYRNRGSGDMEDIVQVGTIGLIKAIDRFELSREVEFTTFAIPYIVGEIKRFFRDTSWAVHVPRRLQELRISLAKAQESLFLALDRQATVAELAAHLDLSEDEVIEGIIASNGYTAGSLDMSQDSDEGPAPTNRTYADTVGSCDPAMELVEDFQTLAPLLGTLDDREREILRMRFAQEMTQSQIGAELGVSQMHVSRLLNRTLTGLRAGMLAQD